Within Fusarium fujikuroi IMI 58289 draft genome, chromosome FFUJ_chr08, the genomic segment GGAGTTTAGTATTCACGGAGACAGTTCTTCAGACTCTGGCGCAGATTGGAATGCCCCAATCGATTGGTTATGTTTGGGAAACAGCCAGGACAGCCAGGAAACTAACAAAGCTAATACAGATGTCGTTCTTGCGGATTTTCAATTTGGCAATAGTCAAAAGTTGGAGTCAATAAGAAGTTCCAGGGGCTATATGAGACGAACAGGTGCCAAATTGCAAGCAAGACTGCGGGAGGTTATCAAGGACTATAATGAAAAGATTCGAGAGTGCACAGCTGGTTTTGAAGGCATGGCCATGACGACGCAATGGGTTAGTCATCCTtttgtcttctttgtctctttCAAAACCTTTGCTAACAGCGTCGAGACTCAAGGTGAAACGAACGTCGAGATAGCATTGGCGACTAGTCAGGACTCACGTCATATGCGTTCCATCGCACTACTCACTATGATATTCCTCCCTGGAACCTTTTTTGCAGTAAACCATGGTTCGAAGAGTTCGATAGCCTACTGACAGATCGGGTAGAGTATATTCTCGATGGGATTCTTTGAGTGGAAACCCGACGATGGCACGATATCTGTGTCTCAGTCCTTCTGGATCTACGTGGTCCTCGCCCCAGGCTTTACAGCTTTCACCGTTGGAGCGTGGTGGTACATCGGAGTCTATCGCTACAAGAGACACAGGAACATTCCCTCAGCACTCAGTGCAAGACGTTTCCTGAGTCTAAGACCACTCAAGTCTTTGCGACATCGGGTTGTGAAGGCTATAATGGAAAGGGTGAATAAAATTTCATCTCCTCCATAACTTTAGAACTTCGGTATTGTCGAGACTTATTACCCTAAATCTCTAAAACAATTCTGCCTCGTTGCGCTTGAGATGCAGTTGGTCATTATCTTGGATTTTGGTgaaatagatataagcaATTAATTGTATTGTCGAGATTAGAAGGTCAAAGGTCTTAGTTATcaaatataattaaaatgTTATAACTGTTAGTAGAAAGCCTGAGACAGAGACTTAACACATTTCAATTGTTTAGAAATACATTATTACTGTTATttagatatttaatttatataatctaaTATAAACCTTGAAACCGTTATGATATCTAAAATTGTAACTTCGCCTCTCACCTACAGTAGACTTATTTCTTATTCGAAACATCTAGTAAAGACAGTCAGCCGAGAACAGAAGACCGTCGTCATGGAGCTATTACTTACTGAACTGGAAATGGATGATATCTCCATCTTGAACAACCTGCAGAGAATAAAAGTGAGCTTTTGTGGCAATTCTAGTCGTTTGCACTTACATATGattttccttcttgacgGTACTTGCCAGCTGCTTTGATGGGACCCATGGACTTTTGTCCTTCGCAAAGATCATGGAAGTCTTGATAAGCGACAACCTCAGCCTTAATGAAGCCTCTCTCAAAGTCACTGTGGATAGCGCCAGCGGCTTGCGGAGCCAAGCAGCCCCTAGGAATAGTCCAGCATCGGATCTCCTTCTCACCAGCTACATACGAGTCAGCGTTGGTGTTACTACCCACCAGAGGATGTATACAAACCTGTGAAGTAGTATTGCAATCCAAGCTTTGTGAATCCTTcagtgatgatcttgtcCAGCTTTGACTTAACCTTGATGTCCTTAAGAAACTCAGCTTGAGCATCGGGGTCATCCTTCAAGCTGTGTAGCTTTTCTTCGAACTCGATCGAAAAGGGGATAATGTCACGAGGGGTACCGCCATGCTCAGTAACCCACTTAGCAATACCAGGTAGGTACTTGCACTTCTGTCGAAGGTAGTCTTTCATTGTCAAATTGACGAGGTAAATGACTggcttggtggtgatgagctgAATCTTCTCGTTGATGAGGGCGATCTCGGCAGGTGTCCAGCTTCCATCTCGAACTGGTTGGTCCTTTTCCAGCATCTATTTCGTATCAGTTTTCTTCCCATTACCCGATTGTTACTTTTTTTTCACTAACCTCTTTAATCTTGGTTGTTGTCTCAGTGAAGAGAGGCAGCATCTTGTACTTGCCACCAGCCTTCTTGACGATAAGCTCCTCAGCGACGATTTGCTTCGCGAGAATATCTAAGCTCGACGTtagtttatttctttaccGCAGAGATGATACATACCGAGATCCTTCTTGCAGAGCTCGCTTTGGATGGTGTCTATATGAGCCTTTGTCAGTTAAGTTGCCTCTGGATACGGTGCTGGACTCACCCAAATCCCGAACAGGGTCAATCGAGTCGTCGACATGCAAGACCTGGTCGTTATCGAATGCTCTGTAGAATAACCCAAGTAAGCCTGGTTCCTTACCATTCTGTTCGACAGAACCTACCTGACAATATGGAACATGCCATCAACGGCCTGGATATGTGACAAAAAGGCATTTCCAAGACCTTCTCCCTGAGAAGCTCCCTTGATCAAGCCAGCAATGTCGGTGACCTGAAGATAAGCAGGGTACATAGAAGGAGGCTTCCAAAGATCACAAAGAAAGTCCTGAATTTCACCGACTTAGCTCATCCCTCACCGATATTTCGTAGGACCCCAACTTACATATCTCGCATCCGGAACAGCACATCTCGCCTCATTAGGCTCAATCGTACAAAAGGGATAATTCTCCGCCGCAGCGCTCTGCTCAGTCAAGAGGTTGAACAAGCTCGATTTTCCAACATTGGGAAGACCGACGCATCCCATCTTCAAGTTCTTGCGAACTCTTCCAAAGGCAACAACATTATCGATAACGGGTTCGGGTTTCTTGGGAGCCATTTTTGATAGATACttgctgagattgaggttgagatgtttttcgttggtgtttttgttttGAGAGGATTCAAGGGATACGAGTGTGAGGAAGACTTTTCAGAAGTGGCCTGATAGCCCACTTTAAAGACATGGGTATAGAGTGTTCTGGCCAGTTAGTCGAAAGCCACGTTGATACGCTGTAACCTCAAGAAAATATGAGAAAACGATGAATATTGATGCTGATTGAGTTTATTCAATGTCTATTACGGTCTATTAGTCAAGATAAGTACAGAGAGGTTCCAGTCTAGTGCATACAATGCTTCATATTGCCCAGTGAGGGAAAAAGGCATTCGTGAGGGGTATCACGTGAAGGACCCTGAAGATTTAGTGGAGGGGCGGAGATGCCGTTAATAAACAGGTCTAAGCCTAACTCAGCTTCGGTTAGGAAGCGAGCCACCGTTGAAACGTCGCAAGCACGGCCACGGCCGTGATTATCTCCAGCCACGACCAAGCCACCATTAGGGACTAAGTTTAGGACAGCTACTCCGTATCCTAAGAGATGAAAAGCTCTAGGTAAATCTGGTAGAGATTTAGAAGACCTCCAGACCAGGCATCAGGTAATTCACCAATGAGTCTCGTAACAAAGTTGAACCGAACTCTCTAGTCTTATTATTCTAACTAGCACTCTAATTACCAGAATCCATGGGCCAGCCCATTACTTCCAGCACCCCATCACTCCAAGCCAAGACATAATCTCTCCCCTTCACCCCAGCCATTACATGCCTTGCTGCTTCTTATCCAAGCCTGCAAGAGGCTTTGTACCGTGCATTATATCTTAGTTGCAACCAGCAGCCTGAGCGTTTTGCTTGTTCTGGCCACCTTGGTGGTGACGAGCCTCGAGATCTCGCTTGCACTTGTTGGCCTGGGCGTTGTTGCCAGttgctgcggctgcggcttGGTTACGGTTGTTGCCATTGCGGTTGGCGCCGGCGGCGTTGGCCTTGTTGCCACCTTTAGCTCCCTGATGGTGGCGAGCGACGAGCTCCTCACGCTTGTTGTTCTTGCCGTTCCTGCCCTTGCCCTTTGCTCCCTGGTGGTGACGAGCTACGAGTTCCTCGTCacgcttgttgttgttgttaccGTTGGCGTTACCGTTGTTAGCAGCGGCattattgttgttgttggcagcggcgttgttgttgttgcagccgttggcagcagcagcagctccgTTACCATTGGCGCCGTTAGCATTACCCTGGGCATTGCCTCCCTGGTTGCCCTGGTGGTGACGAGCTACAAGCTCCTCATCTCGCTTGTTGTTGGCATTGCATCCATTGGCGTTGGCATTGGCGCCAGCGTTAGCATTGTTGTTGGCGTTTTGACCCTGAGCCTGGTTGTTGTTTTGGCCCTGGGcctggttgttgttgttctgtCCGCCCTGGTGATGGGGCTATGCTTGTTAGGTGAAGTGCTACCAATAGACATGAATACGACTAACCTCGCGTTTCTCGGCGCTGAAGATGGGGAGAGCGAGAGCGTCTGCAGGGAGAGCTGCAGCAGCcattaaagccttttttatgTTAGCTTTGAAGTACCATGACCATGGTAAGCAACTTACAGCAACATGTCCAAAGCTGGAGCGAGAAACTCGGCTATCTTGAGAGAAGGCCTGAGCGGCGAGGACAGTGACGACAACGTTGGAGAAATACATCTTGACTTGGAAGTGATGAAAAAAAGGTGTAGAAGTGGTTTTCTGACCGGCAGGTAAAATGAGAGTGATGTAGAATAAAAGTAGGACTAGCCTTGaaagttgatgagaagagaaagacgTTTGCGTCAAGCAAAGCTAAACTCAGATGATTGAAGAAGGAAATGTGAGTTGGTTGAAGAATTAAGATTAGAGCTGAAGATGCTAAGCTTCTTATACTTCTTGACATAGGCAATGTTAAGCCTAACTTGAGATGATAACCCCAGATTCTTTACGTCTTAGAATAGATCGTTGCCCCCTCGATCTCTCCAAGTTCAGAGAATCGTCAAACGCAAGCGCCAAGACAAGACCGATAGTGTTTGAAGACATGTTGGATATGATGCCGACATTGCCGCCCTGTTGAGTCAACAAAGCCGTATACTCTGTACGAAAAAGGCGCTTTCTCCTTGATACCCTCGTCGGCCTCCCGCTAGGCAACTTTGGAGTCAAGGTGTAGGGACGGTTAGAGCGGCCAATCATGAAACGCCAGCCTCGGCCGAAACCCAAGGCTCTGGTTGTTGTTTGCTTAAACGCGAAAACGCGAAGTGACAAGCCAAAGTCGATGGTGGCGCGTGATTGGTGGAAGTAAAACTCAAACAAGTTTCGATGGTTTCATATGATTGGTCTAGAAGACACGACCCCTGACGGCTACGACGTATAGTGCCTCACGTTGCCTGAGAATATCACTCACCCCTGTTACAGATATTGTCTGAGCCTATAATTCTCGGTGACTAAGGGTTTACTATTCCTGATTCGAGATCTGTCAAACCCGTGAGGCTGGAACATTGTTTTAAGTGGGCGGTCTGGATGACTTCAAGTAGTATTCTGTTGTCGCACGAACCATTTCACGTTTCGTCTTGGCGTTTGAAGAGCTGTTATTGGGAGCCGATTATCCGCTCACTGTCGAGCATAAACGCCAAGTCAAAGAATACCAATTATAGAATCAGGTTTTTGGGCATTGATATATACATCATTGCTCCAAAACTCGTCGCACTTATTTTTTTCCCTCATCGCCCTGGAGGTTGACGTTCATTCTCTCACTGCAGGCCAGTCATTTTCTCTAGCTTTTTCGAGGTTCAGTTAATCATTTTCTGCAACAATGGGTTCAAAGTATGGTCCAGTtcctgaagatgaggagcagCAAACTTATGAGAAGAACGCTCTCTTGTCACCTCTGCCCATTTACACCAACATCTCGCCCTTCATTTCACAACCAGGCGCACATCCAATCTTGATATGGATTTGTCATGGCGTCTTactctccttctcattgGCGTTCTTCGCCCTTTCATTACTGCTTCGCGCCAGTCCTTTACAAAGTGGCGTCTGCAATCAGCCAAATTTCCCTTACTGTGAGTTTATCGCAGACGGTTCTTAAGCCTCTACTGACGTCGAATAGCTCCTGCGGAAAGTGTTGCAGACTTCCATACGGTCCGATACAATATCACTCCAGCCCTCGAGATGTCCGAGTTTGTCGGATACGGGCCCGAAGTTGACAAAGCGTGGAACCATGTCACATACGACGTCGGTGATCAAATGATTTCAAAAGCTGAGCTTGACAAATTGGGTCTTGATCCTAAatctctcaaggtcaaggatcCCAAGACAGGGCATACGGGCTATCGCGTCGGAATCCAAGTATTCCATCAGCTTCACTGTCTGAACTTGCTTCGACAAGACACCTACAGGGATTACTACTCCAAGATGGGTGGCGATATCGAGGTTGAGCCTGAAGACTTGAGAGGACATCTTGGTAAGTCGGACTCTTTGGGTCAGTTGCTTGATCAATCCTAATATGATTTGTAGATCACTGCATCGAGATTCTTCGAAACAACATAATGTGCCAGAGCGACACTGGTGTTTTCGCATTCAAGTATTACGATGGCTATGATGGTCACTGGCCTGATTTTAGCACGCTGCATACATGTCGGAACTTTGATGCCATTCGAGACTGGGCGTTTGAGCATGCTGTTGTATTTGGGGATGAGGACTGAACAAATCGTGGAAACCACCTAGATAGAAGTGTAAGACCAACTATAACTTAGAACTCTGGTGGCAGACAATGAGCCATTAATCTCGATCTTTACTCTCTCATTGACCTGGCTGCGCAGGCCTTCAACTGCAGTAAATTTATGACGTCGGGTTTTTCACATGTGATAAATGATACCAAGCGTTATGCCTACCAGAAGTAGTATTGATAAGAGTTGCGACAAACTTCCGACTTACATATGATGACTTCTGACTGGTTGAAATGATGTGGGGAGTTTATATCTCAGCTGTCAATTATTCACAGAATGAAACTGGGCATGCAAGGTGATAACGTCAGATGAAAAAGTCCCTGCAGAGTGCTCATTCAAGCTTAGCTATGTATGCATTTTAATTGGACCGTCTGACTGATCTGGtggtgataagataagatgGGGCCGATAAGATCTTCAACACTACCCTACAGAGATAgatttaaatagtaaagagcCATATCTCGTGTAAAAGACTAGGTGTATgcattaaataatattaaattcaATATCTAGAGTCCCTAtcatctttttattcttttcctCTGAATATTCCTTCGTTACTCTGAGCAATGTGATCTGGTTCTTATGTGTTAGCAATTTTCACTAATGACTCGATGATTCTGAGGCAATAAATTACCTACCAAAGGCAATCCCTTGATCCGAAATATCCCAATTGACTCGCCAAGCCGGCATCGGCTTGAACCCCAGCATCACCTCCACAATCTATCAAGATAATGTGATCActtagcctaagcttagcaAAAGTTCTCAAGCTCCGGTAGTTAACCATACCATAATGCTTCATTTTAAGCTTAGAGGGAATTGACCCGCCCAGATCAAGCCCGTGCGTCGGCAGAAGATCCTTCCAAGACGGGAAGGTCTCTTGGCGTCCGAAGTTCGGCTGTCTCGTATTTACCACGGCGGCCATTTCCTTTAACAGAAGGTCCAGGGGTTCATTTCCGAACACTAGCATAGGTACGGAATAGACACCGCGGCAAGCTGTCCACTCATGAGTCAATATGGCAGGTCGAATTTACGGAAAAACTTGTGTAGTTGCTCTTATGGGGAATTGGCATAGATAAGGATGGCGAGTTATGCTGTGATGGGATGGACCTTTGATCTGGATGAACGGAGATATGGCATAATTGGAAACGATCGCCATGAGATAGTAAGATGGATAGATTATGCCCGCTATATATCgctgatgagaacaagagaacataattataaatatcaAGTGTAGTTGCATAGATTATAGTcgatatcctcatcttcgtctaTCTCTTCACAACTCACCATCGCAACAATGGTTTCCAagctcgctctcgctctcttcttcggcaacgCTCTGGCTGGTCTGGCCGGCCGCGCCATTCCTCCTCGCTGTGCCATCGCCGACCCTACCCCCGAGCAAGTTCAGCACGCTCAgaacctgaagaagatcgagtCCGTCTCCAAAGTCGCCGCGacctccatcatcgtcgacaCCTACTTCCACGTtgtgtcttcatcctcctcaaagTACATCACCAAGGCTAAGCTCCAAGCCCAGCTCAAGGCCTTGAACGATGCTTACGGTCCTCATGATGTTaccttcaacctcatcgaTACCACTTTCACCACCAACTCTAACTGGGCTGCTGGAAATGGCGAGGTTGCGATGAAGAGACAGCTTCGTCAGGGTGATTACAAGACTCTCAACTTGTACTTCACTGACGTTGCCAAGCTTGACGGTCTTGACGCTCTTGGATACTGCTTCTTCCCTGAGCCTAATGTCTCGACTGGATCTTCAACCTTTATCCGCGACGGTTGCGTCATTGTCGCTGAGACCGTCCCCGGCGGTTCAATGGCTCCTTATAACCTCGGTGGAACTGCCGTTCACGAGGTCGGCCATTGGTTCAACCTCTTCCATACTTTCCAGGATGGCTGCACTGGTGGAGATCTGGTTAGCGATACCCCTGCTCAGGCTAGCCAGACCAGTGGATGCCCTGCTCGACGGGATAGCTGTCCTAACCAGGCTGGTGACGACCCCATCCACAACTTTATGGATTACTCCGACGAGTAAGTTATTCCCGAAACGTTGATtgatataattactaatacTTATTCTAGTGTTTGCTACGAGGAGTTTACCCCTGGTCAGAAGACCCGCATGCACAGTGCTTGGACCACTTACCGCAAGTAGATTTGCGAttatgagatgagatgagatgacaTGTATATAAATGTTTGTACATATTTCTGCATGGGAGCGAAGTGGAGTTTGTGAGTTGATGGGCATGACTGTATTGGTGTTATCTGGATAGCGAGTATGAGATTAGACATGAAGAGATGAGTTGATCTGAAACGTTTCACAGGTTTTAGTCAATTGTACACCCTGTACGGGGTATAGTGAAACCACGGTTCCTTCGGTAGTCGCCGTGAAATTCTTTGAAACTTCGGCCAATCCCGAGAGATTCCCTCACAAAACCCattcatcttctcaagctcaaggaggataCTGGCTTGAGTGGCCTGCCCACTCTGGCACACTTGAACAAGCTGGTTCAGGCTGGCAAGCACCGCAGCTTGCGAACTTTCCAGGGAGCAGGGTTGGTAAAGGACAGTGTTCACACTTGGTGAAGTCGGGggagatggcgatggtgcTTGGGGCTGGGGGAAGGTGGCTTGAGCAGTGGCTGGTGGGGCAGGCGGGACGCGAGTCGGCGGGTGAGGGATCCGGACAATGCGTTGGGCCTGGCGATGTCGTGAAGCCTCCGTCGAGTGTATgcattaaataatattaatccAATATCTAGAGTCCCTATCATCTTTTTATTCCTGATCAAGTGCCAAAGCACGTGCCGTGCCACGTGACTGTTGCGTTTTATTCATGTTGATTAAAAAAAGGCCGGAGCGCAGAAAACAGGAGGCAGGGCTCAGACTGCGATGCGACGTCTAAACAGCTCTAGtataaagaaataagaaCTTAGAGCAAAGTCCCCTAAATTTAGTTCAGCATAAGGGGCATTTCCTCCAAATAATGAGGAACGTATTTTTTCTGCGCCCTCGATCAGATAATATTGAGGGACCATAGCGAACGGCGATTGAGTcgaagctggagctggatcCATAGCAGGAGGTACAGCAgcatgaagaggaggagttgaGACATGAGATAGAGCAAGAGTAAGAGTAAGAGTAGGAAAGGTAGGAGTAGTAACAGGACTGAAAGTGGCATTATGACGGGAATCGTGGCTATAACCGATGTCGCAGTTGGTGacggaggacgaggaggtgCAGCAGGAGCTGGGACTCCTGTGGTCGGAAGCTATCCTCGGCGCTGTCGAGAGGCAAAAGTTGATGATTGCACCCGTGGTACACCATTTTTCATGGCAGGTGGCTGTCTCGATGAGCGAACCATTGCTGTTAGTGTAAGGGGAGGAGAATGACACAAGTAACAAATGTGTAGTGACTATTAGAATAAAAGTTAGGCCTGATGAGGGACGCCTAGCATGGGCAGGCTTTTAAGCCCTAGACACGTGGAGTACAAACTATTCGGCCTCTCCAAACTCTGCTTGAGTGGCGTTGATTGAATCTTGCCTGCTAGCCTGATGCTtt encodes:
- a CDS encoding probable metalloprotease MEP1 → MVSKLALALFFGNALAGLAGRAIPPRCAIADPTPEQVQHAQNLKKIESVSKVAATSIIVDTYFHVVSSSSSKYITKAKLQAQLKALNDAYGPHDVTFNLIDTTFTTNSNWAAGNGEVAMKRQLRQGDYKTLNLYFTDVAKLDGLDALGYCFFPEPNVSTGSSTFIRDGCVIVAETVPGGSMAPYNLGGTAVHEVGHWFNLFHTFQDGCTGGDLVSDTPAQASQTSGCPARRDSCPNQAGDDPIHNFMDYSDDVCYEEFTPGQKTRMHSAWTTYRK
- a CDS encoding probable GTP-binding protein codes for the protein MAPKKPEPVIDNVVAFGRVRKNLKMGCVGLPNVGKSSLFNLLTEQSAAAENYPFCTIEPNEARCAVPDARYDFLCDLWKPPSMYPAYLQVTDIAGLIKGASQGEGLGNAFLSHIQAVDGMFHIVRAFDNDQVLHVDDSIDPVRDLDTIQSELCKKDLDILAKQIVAEELIVKKAGGKYKMLPLFTETTTKIKEMLEKDQPVRDGSWTPAEIALINEKIQLITTKPVIYLVNLTMKDYLRQKCKYLPGIAKWVTEHGGTPRDIIPFSIEFEEKLHSLKDDPDAQAEFLKDIKVKSKLDKIITEGFTKLGLQYYFTAGEKEIRCWTIPRGCLAPQAAGAIHSDFERGFIKAEVVAYQDFHDLCEGQKSMGPIKAAGKYRQEGKSYVVQDGDIIHFQFNVSNKK
- a CDS encoding related to AAC-rich mRNA clone AAC11 protein, translating into MYFSNVVVTVLAAQAFSQDSRVSRSSFGHVAALMAAAALPADALALPIFSAEKREPHHQGGQNNNNQAQGQNNNQAQGQNANNNANAGANANANGCNANNKRDEELVARHHQGNQGGNAQGNANGANGNGAAAAANGCNNNNAAANNNNNAAANNGNANGNNNNKRDEELVARHHQGAKGKGRNGKNNKREELVARHHQGAKGGNKANAAGANRNGNNRNQAAAAATGNNAQANKCKRDLEARHHQGGQNKQNAQAAGCN